A window of Haloarcula marismortui ATCC 43049 genomic DNA:
CTGTTTCAGGAAATCCGTACCGAACAGGTCGAGCCCAACCCCGACGCCGTCGCGGCCATCGAGGACTTGGCAGACGCGCCGCTCCATCAGGGCGTCATCAGCGATGTAGACGACGACGAGGGCAAGGAACTGTTGCGGACCTTCGGCGTCTGGGACGCGATGGATTCGTACACCGCTTCGGAGGCCGTCGGTCGAACCAAGCCTGACCCGGCGATGTTCGAAACGGCGCTCGGGAAGGCCGGGGTCGAACCGGCACAGGCCGTGATGGTCGGTGACCGCTACGAGCACGATATGGACGGCGGGACACGGGCCGGGTTGTGGACGGTCGCCTACGGAGCCGAGGACGGACCCGCCGTGGATATCGCCTTCGACGACCTCCGAGAGCTGCCGGACTGGCTTGGCGTCTTGGAGTGAAACTGCGGCTTCGACCGTCGGTACTGGAACTCCCAGCGCTCAGATGTCAGGCGTCTCTTCGAGCCGTGGGACGCCGGCGGCGGTGATGGTCTGACCGACGATGTACGACGACGCCGGGCTGGCAAGGAACAGCGCGATGTCGGCGATTTCCTCCGAGAGGCCGATACGCCGCTCGACGGCCTCACGGTCGATGTTGTCGGCGCTGACGCCCATCTGTGACTCCACGCCCGGCGTGGCGACGAACCCCGGCGCGATGCAGTTGATTCGGATGTCTCGGTCAGCCCACTCCGCCGACAGCGTGGACGTGAGATTGCTGACGCCGGCCTTGGCAGCCCCGTAGTGGCTCATATACGGCGCGCCCTGTTCCCCGGCGACGCTGGAGAGATTGATGACCGTCCCACCGCCGTCCGCGGCCAGCGCGTCCCCGGCCGCCTGTGTGCAGTGGTAGGTCCCGTGAAGGTTGATGTCGACGATGGTTTTCCAGCCGTTCTCGCTGATGTCGTCGAACCCAGACATGAAGCTCGCGCCGGCGTTGTTCACGAGCACGTCCAGTCCGCCGAACTCGTCGACGGTCGCTTCCACCAGCGCCTCGACGGCCTCGCGGTCTGTCACGTCGCATTCGATAGCGACCGCCTCACCGGGCCGGTCGCTATCGTTGATTTCGTCGGCCACCGGTCCGACGTTGTCCTGCTCGCGCGAGCAGACAACCACGTCGGCCCCGTCGGCCGCGAACTCCTCTGCGATTGCCCGGCCGATGCCGCTCGATGCACCCGTGATAATCGCCCGCTGATTCTCCAGGCGAAACCGCTCCGTGTGTGGCTTTGACATCGCATCAGACATCTCGGGCATCCGCAATAAAGCTACGTCCTGCGTGCTCTCTGCCGGGTTCCGTTGAATATAGTTGAACAGTCAGAGCAGCCTGTAACCGCTACGTCTCCCTGTGGCAGTGCCGAGAGTAACCGGCGAGCCCCGGTAGCATTAACACCGGTGCGGGACACGGTGACGATGTGTATGTCCAGCAACAGTAGCAGACTGCAGTCCCGGGGCCAGCGGGTGCGAACGCGGCAGTGGCGACTCGACCAGCAACCGAAGCGCTGTCCCACGAGCACCTGCGGGAGCCGGTAAGATGGCCGGCGAGTTCGACACGGTCGATGTTGGCGATAGCTTCACCACCTCGGGACGGACCATCACCGAGGCCGACGTGGTCAACTTCGCGGGTGTCAGCGGGGATTTCAATCACCTCCACACGAACGCCGAGCGGATGGCCGACTCGGGGTACGGCGAGCGTATCGCCCACGGCGCGCTGGTGTTTTCAGTCGTCACTGGCCTCCTGTGGCAGGCCCGTGACGAGGCCGAAAAGCGGCACATGGTCGCGTTCTACGGTATCGACCGGCTTCGGTTCATCAAGCCGGTGTTCCTGGGAGAGACCATTCACGTCGAGGCCGAGATTGTCGACACCGAACGGCGGGACCACCCGGTTGCGACGGGCGTCGTCCGAACCGAAGTCACCGCCGTGAATCAGGCCGACGACGCTGTCTTTTCGGCCGAGTTCCTGACGCTCCGGCGGTAGGCCGACTGTCGAATCAGTGGCAGCGTCGGCAGTCCGTCTATCGTGGCCTCACAGCACGCGGTCGGCGATGATGTTCTTCTGTATCTCGCTGGTCCCCTCGTATATCTTGGTGATTCGGGCATCCCGATAGTACCGCTCGACGTTGTGGTCGGTGACGTAGCCGGCCCCACCATGGACCTGAATCGCCTCGTCGGCCACGTCGACGGCGTGTTCGCTGGCGAACAGCTTTGCCATGCTGGTCAGCTTTGTCGCCACATCGAGGTTGCCCGAATCGATGGCGCTGGCGGCACGATAGGTAAGCGACCGCGCAGCCTCGACGTTGGTGGCCATCTCCGCAACCTTGTGTTCGATGGCCTGGAACTCGCTGATCGGCTGGCCGAACTGCTCGCGCTCGTTCGCGTACTCGATAGAGTCGTCGATGGCGGCCTGAGCGGTGCCGACGGCTTGCGCGGCTACGTTTGCCCGCCCGCTCGCGAAGAAGTCCATCAGTTGGTAGAAGCCAGCGCCCGCTTCTCCGATGAGGTTCTCCTCGGGCACGCGAACGTCGTCGATGATGATTTCGGCCAGATCTGACGCGCGGATGCCGAGCTTGTTGTCGATTTTCTCGGCCTGCAGGCCGTCGGTGTCCGTCGGCACGAGGAACGCGCTGATGCCCTCGTGGCCGGCGTCGGGGTCAGTCTTGGCCATCACGACCATCACGTCGGCGACAGTTCCGTTCGTAATCCACATCTTATTGCCGTTAAGGACCCAGCCGTCGCTGTCGCGTTCGGCGTAGGTCTCGATACCAGCCACGTTCGAGCCGTGGGCGGGTTCGCTGATGGCGCTGGCACACGCCGACTCGCCGCTGGTAATCTTCGGCAGCCACTTCTCTTTCATCCACTCGTCGCCGTACTTCTGAATCATGCTCGACCCGAAGCCACGGGAGCCGATGGCGCTCCCGATGCCCGGGTCGGCCCGCCAGAGTTCCTCGGTGACGACGACGCCAGTGAGGCTGTCCATCCCCGCGCCGCCGTACTTCTCGGGGACTTCCGGCGCGATGAGGTCGTACTGTGCCGCCTGCTCCATCAGTTCCGCCGGGTAGCGTTTCTCCCTATCGCATTCCTTTCCGAGCGGCTCGATTTCGTTCTCGCCGAATTCGCGCACCGCTTCTCGGACTGCCGTCTGCTCGGCCGTCAAGCTAAACGCCATATTCGATGTGTGACGGCCACCCAAATATAGATTTGGTCGAATTCTCCCGCATCTTTAATGTGTATGGTTTGGAACGTGGTACCACCCACCGAGGGTAGACCATGGCAGACCCAACGAGCACACCCAGCGACAGGAGCACAGCATATACCAACAGCATCGGTCGGCGGTCATTCATCAGAGCGGCCGGGGCGAGCGCGGCACTCGGACTGTTCGCCGGCTGCAGCGGTGACGGCGGCGGTGGTGGGGAGAACCCCGATGGAGGTGGTGGCATCGCCGAGACAGTCACCATCGGCCACCTCGCACCGCTGAACAACCCGCTCGGCGTTGGCTCGAAGCGGTCGGCGGAGATGGCGGTCGCCGAAATCAACGACGACGGTGGTATCGCCGACCAGACCGTCGAACTCGTTACGAAGGACACGCGGGCGTCGCCGTCCGAGGCGCGCACCGTCGCAGGCGAGTTGGTCCGACAGGAGGAAGTCGACGCCATCGTCGGCACGTTCTCCAGCGAGGTGACTCAGTCTATTATGGACCTCGTGTCGGAGTTCAACACGCCGTTTCTGGTCACCGGCTCCGCCGCGCCGAGTACCGTCACGGAGTTCGTCGCGTCCGACTACGAGCGCTACAAGAACACGTTCCGGGTCGGGCCGGTGAACTCCCACTTCCAGGCGGAGGTCATCAGCCAGTACGCCAGCCACCTCTCGGACCGCCACGGGTGGAACACGTTTGCCGTCGTCGCCGACGACGCGGAGTGGACGACGGTGTTCCGGAACCGGCTGGTCGACCTGCTGAAGGAGGCGGACTTGGACGTGCCGATGGTGAACGGGCTGGCAACGGATACTACCTCTTTCGGGTCGGTGCTTGACGATGTGGACGCGGCGGGCGCGGACGCGATGTTCCGCTTCTTCGCACACATCAACGGCGGGCCGATGGCGGCCCGCTGGGCACAGGGCGAGTACGAGTTCGGCATCGAGGGAGTGCACGTCGCGTCGATGCTGCCGGCGTACTACCAGCTCACCGAAGGCGCGGCGGCTTACGAGACGACGACACAGTCCGGCGCGGCGGGTGTCACCGACATCACGTCGAAGACGGTCCCGTTCACGGAGGCGTACATGGAGGCGTACGGCGACGCCGATGACCCGCCGAGCAAGCCGATGTACATGGGCTTTGTGACCTACGACGCGATACACGTCTTCAAGAACGCCGCCGAGCGCGCCGGTACCGTCGACCAGGAGAACAACCTCGATACAATTGTCGACGCGCTGCTCCAGACTGACTTCACCGGTGTGGCCGGGCAAATCCAGTTCTACGGGGCCGACGAGACGTACGCCCACGACCTCCGAGAAGAGCGGGACAGTGACGGCATCATCACGAACTACCCGCTTACCCAGTGGCGCGAGGGTGGGTCTCTGGAGTCCGTCTACCCGGAGGGCTTGCAGACAGCCGAACACGCCGCGCCGCCGTGGATGGGGTGAACGATGCTGGGCGACATTGCCAGCGTCATCGTCGACGGCGCGCTCATCAGCGCCGTCTACGCCCTGATTGCTATCGGCTTCACCATGGTGTTTGGCGTCGGCGGCGTGTTGAACCTCGCCCACGGTGCGCTGATAATGGCCGGCGCGTACACCTACCTGAGTCTCGTCTCGGACAGCATCCTCGCGAGCGTGACGCTGCATCCAATAGTCGCGTTCCCGCTCACTATCGTCGTCGTCGGCCTCATCTCCTACGGCCTCTACGTCGTGTTAGTTCGGACCATCGAGGAGAACGTCGTCATCACGTTCCTCGCGACCATCGTGGTCGCCATCGCCTTCACCGAACTCGTCACGCTCGTGTTCCACGCGCAACCCTACCAGTACAGCGTGGTGCCGGGCGTGCTGCAGGTCCAGGCGCTCGGGACCCGAATCCTGTACGTCGAACTCGCGGCCTTCGTCGTCTCGTGGGTCGCGATGGGGCTGCTCTGGTACTACGTCACCAAGACCGACAGCGGGCGGTCGATACGCGCCACCTCGATGAGCGAGCGCGGGGCCATGCTTACCGGCGTTGATGTGTCCGGCGTGCGTGCCCGCACGTGGCTCGTCGCGGGCGGTTTGGCCGGCATCGCCGGCGTGTTCTTAGGTGGCATCGGGGCGGCCGAACCGACGATGTGGCTGGAACCGCTCGCGCTCGCGTTCATCATCGTCGTCGTGGGCGGCATCGGCTCCATCAAGGGGTCGGTCGCCGCGGCCTACATCGTCGGCTACCTGCAGACGGCGACCGGACAGTTCCTCGGACAGAGCGTCCGCGGCATCATGTCGCTGGTGGTCCTCGTGGTCGTCCTGCTGGTGCTGCCACAGGGCCTGTACGGCACGGAGTTCGTCCATGAGTGACCGAGAGCAGACCGGCCGAGGTATCGGCCGACTCGTTGGCCGCGTCGAATCGGTCCTGAGAGACAGCCTCCTCGCCCAGGGGGCCGGCGTCATCGGAGCGGTCGGCCAGCCAGCGGAGCGGCTGCTCTGGCCGGTCGCCGAGCGGTACAACCGGACACTCGGCAAACGCTTCGGCGAAATTACCGGCCTGCAGTTGTTGCTGTTGCTGGTAGCTTTTGGCGGTCTCGTCACCGCGCCGCTGTGGGGCCAGGACTACCTCAGGCCGCTCACGCTCGGCGCGGTGTGGGCCGTCTTCGCGATGGGGTGGGACATCCAGAGCGGCTACACCGGCTACATCAGTTTCGGCCACTCGGCGCTGTCGGGGGCGGCCGGCTACACGACCGGCTTGCTGGTGCTCCATCTGAATCCGGAGCTATCGCTGTTTGTCACAGTCCCGCTGTCGATACTCGCGACGACGGTGCTGGGGCTGGCCATCGCCGTCCCCTCGCTCCGGCTCCGTGGCCCGTATTTCTCGCTCGTCACCTTCGTCACCGTCCTGCTGTTCTACCGGCTGACGAAGGCGCTAAGTCACTGGACGAACGGCCTGCGGGGCATCCGCGTCGACGTGTTCACCTACGACCTGACGCTGCAGTACTACATGGTCGTGGTGCCGATGCTCGCGGTTGCGGCCACGCTGACCTACGTCGGGCGCTCCGACGTGGGCACTGTGCTGGTCGCGATTCGCGAGAACGAGGACGCCGTCTCCGCGGCCGGCGTAGACCCGACGAAGTTCAAGCTCTGGTCGTTCGTGCTGAGCGCCGTCCCGATGGGTATCGGCGGCGTCTTGCTCGCCCACGTCAACGCGGGCGTGGACCCACAGACGTTCGTCATCGTGGACAACAGCATCCAGATGATAGCGATGGCAGTCATCGGCGGCATGAGCTCGATTCTGGGACCGCTCGGCGGCGCGTTCCTGTTCGTCGGACTCCGGGACGTGTTCCTCGTCGGCCTTGGCGAGGAACTGCGCTGGCTCGCCCTCTGGCTGCTGGTCCTCCTCGTGCTGGTGTTCGCCCGCGACGGACTGTTCCGTCTCCTCTGGCGTGCACTCGGCGCGCTGGGAGGTGACCGACGGTGACGCTGCTGTCGGTCGACGGGCTGGCCAAGCAGTTCGGCGGCCTCGTCGCCGTCGACGACCTCTCCTTTGGCGTCGAGAGCGGCGAGATACTCGGCCTCATCGGCCCCAACGGCTCCGGCAAGACGACCGTGTTCAACTGCATCATGAGTATCTACGCGGTGACCAGCGGAACGGTGCGCTTCGGCGGCACAGATATTACGGACGACAAGACACACCAGATTGTCAACCGTGGACTGTCGCGCGTCTCTCAGGAGTCCAATCCAATCGGGTCGATGACCGTCCGAGAGAACATCGAGCTGTTCACCTTCCCCAACAGCGTCCGCTCGTTCGACGGCGGCGCGAGCGACGAGGCAATCGCGAGCTACGCCGCACGGGTCGATATCGAGGACGCTCTCGACGACGACCCCGGCTCCCTGCCCCACGCCGACGTTCGCCGCCTCGAAATCGCGAAGGCACTGGCGACAGAGCCGGACCTCCTCTTGCTCGACGAGCCCTTCGCCGGCTTGAACCAGACGGAGGTCCGGCAGCTTTCAGAGCAGTTCGAGTCGTTCCGCGAGCAGGGCATCACCATGGTCGTCGTCGACCACAACATGCGCGGCCTGATGGACCTCGTCGACCGGGTAGTCGTGTTGCACAACGGCCAGAAGCTGGCAGCCGGTGACCCGGCCGACATCGTCGGTGACGAACGGGTCCAGGACGCCTACCTCGCCGGGGAGGTGAGCGCGGTCCAATGAGCGACCCGCTGCTCGAAGTCGAAGACCTCGACGTGTACTACGGCAAGTCACAGGCGCTTGACGGCGTCTCGCTGACCGTCGAGCGCGGGGAAATCGGTGGCATCATCGGCCCCAACGGCGCAGGAAAGACGACGCTGCTGGACGCCGTCGCCGGCTTCCTCGACTACGACGGGACGATTCGGTTCAACGGGCGAGACGTGGCCGACCTCGACCCACAGCAGTTGGTCACTGACGGCCTCGTCTACTGTACCGAGGACCGCGACCTGTTCCCGTTTTTTTCGGTCCACGAGAACCTGCGCATGGGCGCGCAGTTCCGCGAGGACCGCGATGCCGTCCGGGCCGACCTGGACATGGTGTATGACCTGTTCCCGCGGCTCGACGACCGCCGGGACCAAGAGGCCCAGACCATGAGCGGCGGCGAACAGCAGATGCTGGCCGTCGGACGGGCGCTGATGGGCGACCCAGAGTTACTCGTTCTCGATGAACCAACGCTCGGGCTGGCTCCCGTCATCATCGACGACATCAGCGACGCTATCGAGACGCTGAACGAGCAGGGCCAGACGCTCCTGCTCGTCGAGCAGAACGCCACGTTCGCGCTACGCCACGCCCACCGGCTCTCGCTGCTGGAGTCCGGTCGGGTCGAGCTCAGTGGCTCCGCCACAGCGTTCCGGGACAACGACTACATCACGGAGGCGTACGTCGGTATCCATTGAACGGGCGTGGCGAACTGAATTTGGTAGCCTGTGCTGCCACCACGTGTCCGTCGCCGGCTGGCACTCGCGCAGTCGCGGTTCACTGCCGATGGTTCACATTCTCGAACACGTGCTGAATACTGTGGAAGCGACAGATGGCCACCCACCGGACTACAGCACCCAGCGAAATGTACGGATGTGTGGCTATACACGCTTGCCACCGTCTCCCACAAGGTCGGTCCACTGTCGGGAAACGCAAAGCGCACCGGAGGCAAACCCAATCGAGACGCTGTTTGTTCCGTATGCTGGAACTGGCGGTGTTCCACGCCACCGTGGCTCGCCCCCAGTCCGGTCCAGCAGTAGACACAGTAAACGGTCCAGTGCGAAAATATAATAACCGTACTTTTGTTATTTCGTGGAAGGGGCAAAGGCAGTCTGCCCGGTCAGTCGTATGTCGCCGGCCGAGACGGATACACCACCCCAGCGCCACTTTTAATCGTTGACAGAGTCGAATCAGCCACCGATGAACGGGGCTTACGTTACGACAGCAACTGCTTATCGTTCGGCTTATCCGAACGGTTACGACAGGGGCAATGTTCCTGCGTCGAGGCGTGAGATTTTTGCGACCACAGTAATACGCTCGGCCAGAGATTCGACGTTAAACATCTATATTATGTTTAGCTAACCCGGCGCTAAGGTATTATATTCATATATAAAATACCAAATCGGCATTTTCATACTCGTACTTGACCAAATGGGTCTATAATATCCTTATATGTAGTCATATCTCTAAATCTTAGTAATATCCAGACAGAGCGTTTTTGCAGTGAAACAGCCGCAAGATGCATCTGTTGTAACAGATATGGAAACGTATTTCTATAAGTGTGCATATATTCACTCCTATGGGAGACGAAGAAGACATCGAAGACGAAGCCGTGTCCGTATCGATGGAGATATCGGGGAATTACGACGAAGTCATGTCGAAACTGGCGACAGAAGACGAGGGGTCGACGTCGCTTGTCTCGCTGCTCGATGACCTCGAACAGTTGCTTGACACAGTGGTCCGGATGGACGGTGGGACACGCAGCGCAATCGCCCAGCAACTGCCCGAGGATATGACCGTCTCCTTCGACGCCCAGGCGGTCGTCGACACGCTTCAGGTGCTCGAACGCTACGACCTTGTTGTCCTCGAAGGCAACACCTGGAAGCCAGGCCCGAAACTTACCACCGAGGAATAAGAGCCATCACGGCGGGTCCGACATGGGCCGGCTTGTCTCACACCGGGACGGCGTGTGACGTACCACAGTCCGGCCGGTAGCGGTTGGCTAGTCCGTCGCAAACGGACAGTAACGGCCGAAGTCGACGGCTATAACGCCCACCGGAGTACCGGTTGCGGTGTTCAACGGCGAGTAGGTCCGGTCGCCGTGGAGGAAGTTCAGTAGCGGCTTCCTGCTGCCCAGTTCACCGATGGTCGCCAGATAAAGAGCCGTATAACAAACATCGGATAGCGCAGACCACTGTATGCGAGCACATTGGGTGCTCGTACTCTCCCGACGCCCACCGTCTCATGCTCCCCTGTACGGGACGGTTTCACGCCGGGTTTGCCCACCCGGCGTTGGTCCGTGATACGTCTGTCCGACAGCTGCAGATCCCTTACAGGTCCGTGCTGAGACGGATCTGGTCTTCGGTGATAGTGTCGACGGCGTCGGTCTGCAGCGGGTAGCCGTCATCGGCGTCGGTGTCCTCCCAGCCGAGCTTCGTCAGGAGCGTCGTTTTTAGCCCGGGGTCCGGGTCAACGTAGGCGGTGCCGTATCTGTACCCGCTAACGATGCCGATTTCGTTGCCGGTACTCGTGACAACTGTCTTGCCGACGTCGTCGTCGGTCAGTTGGATCGTAGACATTGCAGTCGTCGCTACCGGCGGGACGCGCATCACCGACGTGCTTGCACACGCAACCGCTGGCCGGGCGATGAGACGATCATGTGGCTACCGACCCGTAATAGTCAACGAAAAGACATACCAGCGTGCCACTCCCAGTTCGGGTATCTATGCCCACCATCGTCTCCGGGACGGTTCCAGCCAGCGACCTGGCGCTCAATCACTCGCTGGAACAGTTACCGGAGCTGCAGTTCGAAATTGAGCGGATCGTCACGAGCGGTGACGATGCACTCATGCCGATGCTGTGGGTCCGCGGGAGTCAGCGCGAGGACATCGAGCAGACACTCGAAGCGGACCCCTCCGTTGACAACGTCGAACTGCTGGGCGACTTTGAGGACGAGTGGCTGTTCAGGATGGAATGGGTCGACCACGTCGACCTCATCGTCCAGATGCTCACGAACTCGGAGGCGACGATTCTCGATGCCGTGGGCCATGGGACCGCCTGGAAGCTGCGCGTGCTGTATCCGCGTCGGTCGCTGTTCTCCAAGACTCACGACTTCTGTGCAGAGCACAACCTCGCATTCGAGGTCTCCTCGATCCGGGAACTCGACGAAGACCCGGCCGGCCGCTACGGACTTACCTCAGCCCAGTACGAGATCCTCGCCGAGGCGTCCGACCGCGGCTACTTCGAGGTGCCCCGCGAGGTGGATTTAGCGGAACTCGCCGACGCGCTGGGTATAACACACCAGGCAGCCTCCGAGCGGCTCAGACGCGCGACCGACGCCCTCGTCGAGGACGTACTGTTTGTCGACTTTGACTGATGACCCGGACTGTGCGTCGTTACCGGTGCTACGTTTCCCCGCTTGCAGACCGACGGCGGCGGGAGAGGTAGGCACCGAGTGCAACGAGCCCGAAGGCCAGCGTCCGGCGAGACCGGAGTCGACTGCTGGAGCCTGAACGCGAGCCGACTGGTTTGTTGTCCCCGGCGGACGACATCGACTGGTCAGCGTCCGTGCTGTCCGACAGGTCCGTTTTGGCGCGTCTCGACGCAGTCGTGGCCGCTTTTCCAGGTTCGACGTTTCCGCCCCCGGTCTGAGCCGCGTTTGCGAGCGCCTCCTGGACGGCTTCTCTGACTGGGCGTTTGATGGCTTGTTCCGCCCTGGACTGCAGACGCCCGGCGATCCGAGGCCGCAGTGACGATGATTCGCTCATGTGGCGACTGAATAGACCGGGGGAAACAGGAGGAAGCTACTGCCTGCCAATGCAAGACCCGACGTGGCTGTCCACAGGTGCTACCAGTCCAGCGTCGCGTTAACGACGACACCGAGCAGCAACACGATAGCGGCCAGATACAGCGCCGTGACGAACAGGAGCAGCGCACCGAGGTAGCCGTATGCCGCGTACCGACCGGCAGTCCCGGCGTAATAGAAAAATCCGACTTGGATGGTGATCCAGCCCGCCGCGGCAAACAGCGCTCCCGGGGCGACGTGTGTAAGCGAGGTTTTGACGGGTGGCAGAACGTAGTATATCGGGACGAACGCGACACCGAGGGCGGCAAACGCAGCGACGTTGCCGACCAGCGTCGGATACGGGACCTGAAACTTGACGTACGTAAGTGCGACGCTAGTGGCCGACAGAAAGACGACAGCACCGAGGAGCACGCCCATCACGACTGCGCTACGGACAAGCTGGGCCGGCAGCGATATGTCCGTGACCTCGCCGTACACCTCGGTAAAGGCAACGGAGAGGCTGCGAAACACCTTGCTGCCGCTCCAGACGACCAACACCAGACTCAGGGTTCCGGTCGCCCCATGGCCGCGCGTGTTCTCAAGCAGTTCCGTCAGAATCACTTGGCCGTTCTCGGAGAGGACCGTTCGAAGCAGTTCCAGCAGCGTAACAGTGCCTCCAAACGTAGAGAGCGCAGCGAGCAAGAGCGCAAGCAGTGGAACGATCGATGCAATCGCATAGTAGGCAATGCTGGCCCCCATGAATGGGACGTTCTCATCACGGGCCGTCTGAACGATCTCGCGTCCGGTCACGAGACCACTCATCGGTGTCTGGGGCGCGTTCCGGTGATGGTGACTGTGATCGATAGCTGAGCGGTACTCACAGTACACGGGTCGCGAGCCACGGGAATAGAACGTCCGCCTGCGATGGCAGGCATTGTGTGACCCGGTGTCCGCCGACGACTGATGGGCAGTTCGGGGTGTGGACTACAGGGCAGATAATTGTCTGACGAACTCTCAGATTCTGACACGACGATAGCCGTGAAATGTCTGTATTCATATGTTTTCTGTGGCCAGAATGGTCAGATTTGGTATATGATTTCGGGGACGCAAGCGGTACTCCAGATAGAAATCTAAGACAGATTTCGTTGCGTCAGTCGTTGTTTACCGCCGTGAAAAGTGTGCGCAATCGCAAACGTTTACCGAGCGGCGACTACCAGCGATGGTGAACGTCCTCAAAGACGTACTCCTCGTAGATATCACGCACCGCGCCGTGGACCTGATTCGAGAGTGGGGCCATCTCACTGACCGCCGCGTTCGCCCGGACGTGGTCCGGTGAGGTGGAGCCGGGGATGACAGTCGACACTGCGTCGTGGTCCAGAATCCAGCGTAGCGCCATCTGGGCCATCGTCATTCGCTCGGGGACGTGCTCGCGGAGTTCGTCGACAGCGTCGAAGCCCGCGTCGACCGGGAGCCCGGCAAAGGTCTCACCGCGGTCGAACGCCTCGCCCTCAATGTTGAAGTTCCGATGGTCGCTCTCGGGGAACTCCATGTCCCGGGAGAGTTTGCCAGTCAGGAGCCCGGAAGCCAGTGGGACGCGGACGATGACGCCGATGTCGCGGCGCTTGGCTTCCTCGAAGAACCGCTCCGCAGGCCGCTGGCGGAACATATTGAAGATGATCTGGACCGTTTCGATTTCCGGGTACTCGATGGCTTTCAGCGCTTCCTCGACGCGTTCGACGCTGACACCGCAGTGGGCGACCTTCCCCTCGGCTTGCAGCCGCGATAGGGCGTCGAACGTCTCGGGCTGGTAGTAGGCGTCGGTCGGCGGACAGTGCAGTTGCAACAGTTCCAGCGTATCGGTTCCGAGATACTCCCGCGAGCGGTTGACGTGTGCAGAGAGAGTCTCGTAGTTATAACGGTCGGCCGTATGTGGGTCGAGCCGGCGGCCGGCCTTCGTCGCGACGGTCACCTCGTCGCGGACCCCGCGTTCGTCCAGCACTTCTGCGATGCGCTGCTCGCTGAAGCCGTCACCGTACACGTCGGCGGTGTCGATGAAATCGACGCCGGCATCGAGCGCGGTCCGGATCGTTTCCCGGCCTTCCTCTGCCGAGACATCGCCCCAATCTCCACCGATGTTCCAGGTTCCAAGTCCGACGGCTGTCACGTCGTACCCTGTTGTCCCTAACTGTCGTCGGTTCACGTACGGCTGTACCGGCGGCGGTCACTTGGTGGCTGTGGTACACGGAGACACGCTGAGCAAAAAAGGGCGGTGTAGCCCGATAGCAGGCAGTCCG
This region includes:
- a CDS encoding ABC transporter ATP-binding protein; this translates as MTLLSVDGLAKQFGGLVAVDDLSFGVESGEILGLIGPNGSGKTTVFNCIMSIYAVTSGTVRFGGTDITDDKTHQIVNRGLSRVSQESNPIGSMTVRENIELFTFPNSVRSFDGGASDEAIASYAARVDIEDALDDDPGSLPHADVRRLEIAKALATEPDLLLLDEPFAGLNQTEVRQLSEQFESFREQGITMVVVDHNMRGLMDLVDRVVVLHNGQKLAAGDPADIVGDERVQDAYLAGEVSAVQ
- a CDS encoding ABC transporter ATP-binding protein, encoding MSDPLLEVEDLDVYYGKSQALDGVSLTVERGEIGGIIGPNGAGKTTLLDAVAGFLDYDGTIRFNGRDVADLDPQQLVTDGLVYCTEDRDLFPFFSVHENLRMGAQFREDRDAVRADLDMVYDLFPRLDDRRDQEAQTMSGGEQQMLAVGRALMGDPELLVLDEPTLGLAPVIIDDISDAIETLNEQGQTLLLVEQNATFALRHAHRLSLLESGRVELSGSATAFRDNDYITEAYVGIH
- a CDS encoding PRC-barrel domain containing protein, with the translated sequence MSTIQLTDDDVGKTVVTSTGNEIGIVSGYRYGTAYVDPDPGLKTTLLTKLGWEDTDADDGYPLQTDAVDTITEDQIRLSTDL
- a CDS encoding helix-turn-helix domain-containing protein: MPTIVSGTVPASDLALNHSLEQLPELQFEIERIVTSGDDALMPMLWVRGSQREDIEQTLEADPSVDNVELLGDFEDEWLFRMEWVDHVDLIVQMLTNSEATILDAVGHGTAWKLRVLYPRRSLFSKTHDFCAEHNLAFEVSSIRELDEDPAGRYGLTSAQYEILAEASDRGYFEVPREVDLAELADALGITHQAASERLRRATDALVEDVLFVDFD
- a CDS encoding YihY/virulence factor BrkB family protein, with the protein product MSGLVTGREIVQTARDENVPFMGASIAYYAIASIVPLLALLLAALSTFGGTVTLLELLRTVLSENGQVILTELLENTRGHGATGTLSLVLVVWSGSKVFRSLSVAFTEVYGEVTDISLPAQLVRSAVVMGVLLGAVVFLSATSVALTYVKFQVPYPTLVGNVAAFAALGVAFVPIYYVLPPVKTSLTHVAPGALFAAAGWITIQVGFFYYAGTAGRYAAYGYLGALLLFVTALYLAAIVLLLGVVVNATLDW
- a CDS encoding aldo/keto reductase, with protein sequence MNRRQLGTTGYDVTAVGLGTWNIGGDWGDVSAEEGRETIRTALDAGVDFIDTADVYGDGFSEQRIAEVLDERGVRDEVTVATKAGRRLDPHTADRYNYETLSAHVNRSREYLGTDTLELLQLHCPPTDAYYQPETFDALSRLQAEGKVAHCGVSVERVEEALKAIEYPEIETVQIIFNMFRQRPAERFFEEAKRRDIGVIVRVPLASGLLTGKLSRDMEFPESDHRNFNIEGEAFDRGETFAGLPVDAGFDAVDELREHVPERMTMAQMALRWILDHDAVSTVIPGSTSPDHVRANAAVSEMAPLSNQVHGAVRDIYEEYVFEDVHHRW